The following coding sequences lie in one Portunus trituberculatus isolate SZX2019 chromosome 12, ASM1759143v1, whole genome shotgun sequence genomic window:
- the LOC123502916 gene encoding choline/ethanolamine kinase-like, whose amino-acid sequence MATSNTAVFLQDEITCEMRDRAYRICRDYLHGAWKLITPHEMVIKQISGGLSNLLYYCALPASNPPKATEPSEVLLRIYGQVHGEDALESVLAESVIFALLSERRLGPRLYGVFPGGRLEQFIPARPLFTRELADPDLSAIIATKMANIHALNVPISKEPCWIWNTMERWLRTSQGFLSQKPQLSMEEDGSLVERLQKIDYRGEMEFLRQVVAKVQSPVVFAHNDMQEGNILLKTGPKPATGNDRIALIDFEYCSYNYRGFDLANHFCEWVYEYKLPVHPYFTVDCDNYPSRQKQVNFIRTYLDTYERTRRGKPAVAQAQAASMGNGVEEPIASMHHNGSSEVPALHSPPSHPAEETLLQEVAAFTPASHLFWALWSIVQSQVSTIPFGYMEYAVTRMEHYFKDKAKLRLDQLTKRKSDAITEEG is encoded by the exons ATGGCTACCTCCAATACTGCTGTGTTTTTACAAGACG AGATTACCTGTGAAATGCGTGACAGAGCTTATCGAATATGTCGCGACTACCTGCATGGCGCCTGGAAACTCATCACGCCTCACGAAATGGTCATCAAGCAAATCAG CGGCGGCTTGTCTAACCTGCTGTACTACTGTGCCCTGCCCGCCTCCAACCCCCCCAAGGCCACTGAGCCCTCCGAGGTGCTGCTCAGGATCTacggacag GTTCACGGAGAGGATGCGCTGGAGTCTGTGTTGGCAGAGAGTGTAATCTTTGCCTTGCTGTCAGAGCGTCGCCTTGGTCCCCGCCTGTATGGAGTGTTTCCCGGCGGCAGGCTGGAGCAATTTATTCCA GCCCGCCCACTCTTCACACGGGAGTTGGCAGACCCAGACCTCTCGGCTATCATTGCCACCAAGATGGCCAACATTCATGCCCTCAATGTGCCCATCAGCAAGGAGCCCTGCTGGATCTGGAATACCATGGAGAG GTGGCTACGAACCAGCCAGGGGTTCCTGAGCCAGAAGCCGCAGCTCAGCATGGAGGAGGACGGCAGCTTGGTGGAACGCCTGCAGAAGATTGACTATCGTGGTGAGATGGAATTCCTGAGGCAGGTGGTGGCCAAGGTGCAGTCCCCAGTTGTGTTTGCCCACAACGATATGCAGGAGGGCAACATTCTCCTGAAGACTGGACCCAAGCCAGCCACAGGAAATGACCGCATTGCTCTCATTGATTTTGAGTATTGTTCCTACAACTACCGTGGCTTTGACCTGGCCAACCACTTCTGTGAGTGGGTGTATGAGTACAAGCTTCCTGTGCACCCATACTTCACTGTGGACTGCGACAACTACCCCAGTAGGCAGAAGCAG GTTAACTTTATCCGCACCTACCTGGATACCTACGAGAGGACCAGGCGAGGCAAGCCGGCCGTAGCACAGGCTCAGGCAGCATCCATGGGTAATGGTGTCGAGGAGCCCATTGCCTCCAT GCACCACAATGGGAGCTCCGAGGTACCTGCATTACACTCTCCACCCAGCCACCCTGCAGAAGAGACACTGCTGCAGGAGGTGGCGGCCTTCACACCTGCCTCACACCTGTTCTGGGCACTGTGGTCCATCGTGCAGAGCCAGGTGTCCACCATTCCCTTCGGATACATG GAATATGCAGTGACCCGAATGGAGCACTACTTCAAGGACAAGGCAAAGCTGCGTCTGGACCAGCTGACCAAACGCAAGTCTGACGCCATCACAGAGGAGGGCTAG